The following are encoded in a window of Penaeus vannamei isolate JL-2024 chromosome 17, ASM4276789v1, whole genome shotgun sequence genomic DNA:
- the LOC113810976 gene encoding uncharacterized protein — protein MTSAMELESTPVCFRGFCLFLAVVCAFQASIASGHIIDMEGTGTGEKPLAKVGNSILIRSMMEKQYLDEDEFEDEGKFRDEDEIEFEDEGKFRDEDEGEFEDEGEFEDEGVWIHRDLNTAGDGEDDLDPGDDDEEGFLLEDYDEFEVGYLMHLNRSSDVISTRGRETCSANAQFVLRSHAGFGVTKYPNNHFIRMYYLMGADVGQIAVHCPFFRTEWSNRCEADKFTIFAGAPFGRGIRRCGRIHGLYKTYSQSIKIVFSTNESGKRIGFDCTISCLPKVVSAAPGEGCLDVQNPPINVTTCDDISPEHSGGCSCHPCPNSDRLELRCSICSACDMKVFAAHRFLVTLGITFVFNDTCDDLINMGNLTYGNEDQFRVLLLCFPVPERVTFPVWPTVHTIYYSADCPTTVVGDACYENTTRLRESFSRILEDPQGVKSRRPLPKSSHTLRYDDLSLLESFPGLENLYLIEVPVDTRKMRSLAHLRSLMIVDQSLVVAGGVFDLKNLTGLTELVLILGEKQLHTNAIELASPYLVHVEIQATRTGVETVEADFMKITTTTRQIPELTMTVNSHLMPFVLYPVFKPLLKSVIIHWLNDDGTRVACMHCGVAWFWKLSKDELACLQVQCTHPNGSVVMASDFIRSGGTNPCSVYFG, from the exons ATGACCTCCGCGATGGAGCTCGAGTCAACACCTGTCTGCTTTCGCGGCTTTTGCCTGTTTCTGGCCGTCGTCTGCGCCTTCCAG GCGTCTATTGCGAGCGGTCACATCATAGACATGGAGGGAACAGGAACAGGAGAGAAGCCTCTGGCGAAAGTTGGAAACTCGATATTGATTAGATCCATGATGGAGAAACAGTACTTAGACGAGGACGAGTTCGAGGACGAGGGCAAGTTCAGGGACGAGGATGAGATTGAGTTCGAGGACGAGGGCAAGTTTAGAGACGAGGACGAAGGGGAGTTCGAGGACGAGGGGGAGTTTGAGGACGAGGGCGTGTGGATTCACAGAGACCTCAACACAGCAGGTGACGGCGAGGACGACCTTGACCCTggtgacgacgacgaagaaggttTTCTTCTCGAGGATTACGACGAATTTGAAGTGGGTTACTTGATGCACCTTAACCGAAGTTCGGACGTCATCTCCACTCGAG GGAGGGAGACTTGCTCGGCCAATGCCCAATTTGTACTCAGGAGCCACGCTGGCTTCGGGGTCACGAAATATCCAAACAACCATTTCATCCGCATGTACTACCTTATG GGCGCGGACGTCGGCCAGATCGCCGTGCACTGCCCCTTCTTCAGGACCGAGTGGAGCAATCGTTGCGAAGCGGACAAGTTCACCATCTTCGCTGGAGCCCCGTTTGGGAGGGGCATCAG gcGGTGCGGGCGGATCCACGGTTTGTACAAGACGTATTCGCAGAGCATCAAGATCGTCTTCAGCACCAACGAGTCCGGGAAAAGAATCGGCTTCGACTGCACCATTTCTTGTCTGC CGAAAGTCGTTTCCGCGGCCCCTGGCGAAGGCTGCCTCGACGTGCAGAATCCTCCCATCAACGTCACGA CCTGTGATGACATTTCACCGGAGCACTCAGGTGGCTGCTCATGTCACCCG TGTCCGAACAGCGACCGCCTCGAACTCCGATGCTCAATCTGCTCCGCCTGCGACATGAAGGTGTTCGCCGCCCACCGCTTCCT AGTGACGCTCGGAATCACTTTTGTCTTCAATGACACCTGCGACGACCTGATCAACATGGGCAACCTGACCTACGGGAATGAGGACCAATTCCGGGTGTTGCTTCTATGTTTCCCTGTTCCAGAGCGCGTCACCTTCCCGGTTTGGCCGACTGTCCATACTATCTATTATTCG GCCGATTGTCCCACTACCGTAGTTGGAGATGCTTGTTACGAAAATACCACAAGGCTGAGAGAGAGTTTCAGTAGAATACTTGAAGACCCACAGGGCGTTAAGAGCAGGAGACCGCTGCCGAAGTCGAGCCATACCCTCAGATACGACGACCTCTCACTACTGGAGTCGTTCCCCGGCCTCGAAAACCTCTACCTTATTGAG GTGCCAGTGGACACGCGCAAGATGCGTTCGCTGGCCCACCTTCGCTCGCTCATGATCGTGGACCAAAGTTTAGTCGTTGCGGGCGGTGTTTTCGACCTTAAGAACCTTACGGGCCTCACGGAGCT CGTTCTGATCCTGGGGGAAAAGCAACTCCACACCAACGCCATCGAACTGGCCTCTCCTTATCTGGTGCATGTGGAGATCCAGGCCACCAGAACTGGGGTGGAGACCGTGGAAGCAGATTTTATGAAGATTA CCACAACGACGCGCCAAATCCCCGAGCTTACGATGACGGTCAACAGCCACCTCATGCCCTTCGTGCTGTACCCGGTCTTCAAACCCCTGCTCAAGAGCGTCATCATCCACTGGCTCAAtg
- the LOC113810981 gene encoding large ribosomal subunit protein eL34 — MVRLTLRRRLSYNTASNKRRIVRTPGGRLVYQYVKKRGKRAACGNCKRELAGVVRCRPYELKRMPKYKKKVARAYGGSLCHTCVRERVVRAFLIEEQKIVVKVLKAQKAAAAAAGGSKK, encoded by the exons ATGGTGCGACTTACTCTCCGTAGGAGGCTCTCCTACAACACCGCCAGTAACAAGCGACGGAT TGTAAGGACGCCTGGAGGTCGCTTGGTGTACCAGTATGTAAAGAAACGTGGAAAGCGTGCAGCTTGCGGTAACTGCAAGAGAGAGCTTGCAGGAGTAGTTCGCTGCCGTCCTTATGAGCTCAAAAGAATGCCCAAGTACAAGAAGAAAGTGGCCCGTGCCTATGGTGGTTCTCTTTGCCATACATGTGTTCGCGAAAG GGTTGTACGTGCTTTCCTGATTGAAGAACAGAAGATCGTGGTTAAGGTACTGAAGGCACAgaaagctgctgctgctgctgctggaggATCCAAGAAGTAA